Proteins from a genomic interval of Thunnus thynnus chromosome 5, fThuThy2.1, whole genome shotgun sequence:
- the tasor2 gene encoding protein TASOR 2 isoform X4, with translation MQVQVTSALASLFRLGGWEASGARPARDGAYTIGGVFIPVSESSDDFQNNILAPLQSAYLYDESKQSFRYKSAVLIKNSALEEKYNAFRAKRREIGYSEEDLEENYGFLLFDDINKANALGETGVLTGNSTCTTLGDPLKGVYISMYSDCLDLNRWYHGKSGYIAIIRLTKGRVKKVLENYTQNLTAPTRGFDCHMSEQLPSVSAKTSSFLAFERTQYYMYELLHDGSNEAAQSPSLACPFAIVSFSYTDTKASLLAPQEKSEEKKQVSHYVPWRGQLQIGTQFYDVGLRSTAGAMIPAKLPPVVKVDRAISMSDLRRFLPRAVFETCFSGEVFLDSLYCILFELVSSVVEETSSLSVLLQEIKEKDLALTIPLNDGGFLILLHSSHFLTYDDTGSSAAEVLQGLFVFPDSRVIQRDTKLGQKKAFMSSEILRVLPVLSYAEGEVEKIPIDSSEDLCDVLAQHMQSYAALINPGLALSPSREASIFPDQYDVPDAHKHLYSSPEWTNRAWQSFRSYLNKPASFQLPVSKASEILTAGQEERREDLDDDVYICLSSPEEVPASPVSMGSEDQLAGQKSPANIEPSVDSCLTSAEAQVNLTDVSQDVVPNDLQAGDATKDTEKSDLTELIKTDDMGAKTILTPPTSDDLPAELIVSITSAERTVTDESLSVISTVSATKHNDFQLPAFSTAKLQTAGVNTLNDETVKTKSVLDCPQVTIPTKTRRRKLRRGHSKARKKASKARVETPSLQAVKIPEEIDDLKSQKDDKATEPLGQSQLNEPPKIDWRKLPRHKRKFIKLSPKHRMLRSATVGLAVAVEKETDSGKQTLDSTILMELDTCSLRKKTERWDLKPVISECGRILVPHGSVDFADQIKSLKDKLQSTKDAQIPEEILVDVPANAHNTVEMEQESSIAPETAVDETEVTKSKDGGNHLQNIVSHVNPEHSILRQLNDGNGSLTLNSESSELSSKKDSIETPPSKAAQEKHTDRISPTKGEFLLSKLKSVLLRGKRKTDLISDEKTAGLPKEPEPCLKKSKGDSEREMLKSTDAITGVQTTNVGVKEVSKMLSVDPLFAYALGLTPKERPDKVKKTEEQDTQLRKDTSETKEQTISEKQPQIIQRPPSIFPRRGRIKTLKKHQDIPAEYIKKKCTPFQVSPISGSTRLLHHHQTMYGNGIQTLHPSVGQEDRDEHNLTTPKSLKKHMVFRKFRNSRTFVQKDGSLEVTRQWKENYDFNLDSKFSTDSKHRAIIRALHGPWDFSMQDTNEELRLIVHMWIGLFYSRSTARLFHIESNFTHPCSEESDSLEISMGTVSAPAQSELKANSFAPLPVLTNTSDLSVESALDLSKKDISVVEQGSEILDLSLRNCNAEIVTSDPRVNRKETSVSREQKEASETLNLLKSPVGLHECHRKMVLSTEIINVVNDVRSTLLENIGCLEHTCVPSGKGDEIVIPVREEIENVSVQPEDHGTGSGIGHMLHGSNNKKTEMKDCIEKSEDTEMSSVQKHEMDSSKSMTDKQVDHNKEAGDVVYTVEHDETESKDGEKLEVKENPYQEGNIQPSPKVVHTGDDSTNEELGTVCNGNLLEDESLSATGEPKAVSPGQAENVNEDEDCCIRHEDKVIEDENRFEKENGLDEKNGCISAKEDGSDLSDQPVPMMCDSPDSIKENCITECNRQEPLDEQPPQADSTKDVCHDLELRKLCANGSALTDENAISDKAPDTPSGMDSIHNQPAVEANSETYICSVDKAHIKKAALLMSDESTISLEGSYADGYIPQTKDNVETGREDNWEVKENPYQEGNIEPSPKVMHTGDESTNKESGTVCNGNLLEDESQLATEEPKALSPGQAENINEDVDCCKGHDNEVIKDENRFEKDNGLDEKDLCNSAKEDGSDLSDQPVPMICDSPDSIKEDGITECNRQEPLEEQPPQADSTENVCHDFEMRKLCANGSAMTDEHANSDKAPDTPSGMDPILSEPAVEANSETYICLVDEAHFKKAALTLSDESTCSLEGSYADESIPQTKDTVETGSQNEVMKNLSFGPSSEDHEDQDTKSIEREEKADSTTQKEPFHQQSPLPQCAVTQKCEAEVTLTDETDWNRDRSNEGLANIHSGVIIPFIGIDTSGEDTVEPHVSHPQVKVEEVVKGQREIPFITDTTFPKGILPIEVYSTSKMYSKEAELSAHKIPLLDVSETNQPVVLGSESDDRCPTPTMDEKPYKYIPCSGTSSTSAFSGSETCKNLTQKYLSRSSTPVKDEMPVEQKRCHTFTVNSDHNPPHGLHPDLELRTLRVLQSIDKFLSKRRHTDKSNQNETDVMKHSHDQTPNPSSKHIPTCFAPSHTAAKVTDKKIKNTKPAVVAASTSQELSAESSDHSLISPFKSKLEEVLGVRLQLKKTDSTVHQQYFEKVGKLQETSIGQDCHPYRSLPSTESLQAIKPNTDQDRHKITSQTQLTHEPRSYSQRPVMAVKPSKSDESQTDCIIEEQIENSSKNKLAKIPVVTFTTSTPMLLERKTESCKGYPERLNYDKQEASELFSKSSWISNVNDSKSNSDKAKLALQDLSYQYQGTGISKLINISSLSTSMQSFESAKSSSKLVGGNQHLLTYSSLEKVRQTTKENINMDQKACSNALASLMDYKDDSITDDSLVLGPQSSLACTIYNTSQERSYSFLEQLSQRCLQDDLTQASMEQECLIFSEQMKQLLKRSKGGPICQEDTHDKLKFPCVTPVTVHFSGLEEQGETVDHLDAPSLVGLKIMVDMSDRKSLADTTEEEKTLHLERMSQATSNPLEHAGVSGVTAECTTLYKAMMNNVCSGTKVLSRPKSYRMGRIHPKTEPSNHFDFCGQMKRKMDESFRSNLNSVVKKSCRTKYRFYILVTSDDAFFEETKAHLEAEGHTAVQPSEFFLGEDSSSSLLIILRNEDIAEHICEVPHLLELKKSPGVQFAGIDEPDDVVNLTHQELFTRGGFIVLDKAALEPLSLCNMKKMSEILQELSKTGKWKWMLHYRDSRRLKENARLSAEAKEKKHFLNWCQEAGLLEVLPYHECDLMSKDRPDYLSCLVRLQVQNVSARYLVFVTDTTTDDAFGRNGILTMTVNSFLTNSPSETFTV, from the exons caaagagaagagaaatagGATATTCAGAGGAGGATCTGGAAGAAAACTATGGGTTTTTGCTCTTTGATGATATCAACAAG gctAATGCACTTGGAGAAACTGGTGTGCTCACTGGAAACAGCACATGTACAACTCTGGGAGATCCCCTGAAGG GTGTGTACATATCAATGTACTCTGACTGTCTGGACCTGAACCGCTGGTATCATGGGAAATCAGGATACATTGCCATCATCAGGCTGACAAAG GGGAGAGTTAAAAAGGTTTTGGAGAACTACACCCAGAATCTCACTGCACCCACCAGGGGGTTTGACTGCCACATGTCTGAACAGTTGCCTTCAGTATCTGCCAAAACCAGTTCTTTTCTTGCATTTGAGAGAACCCAG tatTACATGTATGAGCTGCTACATGATGGAAGCAATGAAGCGGCCCAATCTCCCAGCCTTGCCTGTCCATTTGCTATTGTATCATTTTCATATACAGACACCAAAGCATCTCTTTTAGCACCTCAGGAGAAAAG tgaggagaaaaaacagg tttctcACTACGTGCCTTGGAGAGGTCAACTTCAAATAGGCACCCAGTTCTATGATGTTGGTCTGAGGTCTACAGCAGGGGCTATGATCCCTGCAAAACT GCCACCAGTGGTGAAAGTTGACCGAGCCATTTCCATGTCAGATCTGAGACGGTTCTTGCCGAGGGCTGTCTTTGAAACCTGCTTCTCTGGTGAAG TCTTTCTGGATAGCTTATACTGCATCCTGTTTGAGTTGGTTTCTTCTGTGGTGGAAGAAACAAGCTCACTATCTGTGCTTCTTCAGGAGATAAAGGAGAAAGATCTG GCTCTCACTATTCCGCTGAATGATGGTGGTTTTCTCATCCTCTTGCACTCCTCCCACTTCCTCACATATGATG ataCTGGATCCAGTGCAGCTGAGGTACTGCAAggcttgtttgtgtttccagaCTCACGAGTTATACAGAGAG ACACAAAATTAGGACAGAAGAAGGCTTTCATGTCATCTGAAATTCTTCGGGTTCTACCAGTACTGAGTTATGCAGAGGGTGAAGTTGAGAAAATACCCATTGACTCAAGTGAAGATCTGTGTGATGTGTTGGCACAGCATATGCAGAGTTATGCTGCACTGATAAATCCTGGGCTGGCATTAAGTCCCTCCAGGGAAGCCAGCATCTTCCCAGATCAGTATGATGTTCCTGATGCCCACAAACACCTCTACTCATCCCCAGAGTGGACCAACAGAGCATGGCAGAGCTTCAGGTCATACCTGAACAAACCAGCCTCCTTTCAACTGCCGGTGTCCAAGGCCTCAGAAATCCTGACAGCTGGACAAGAGGAGCGAAGAGAAGACCTTGATGATGATGTGTACATCTGTCTGTCATCTCCTGAGGAGGTACCAGCCAGTCCTGTTAGCATGGGGTCAGAAGACCAGTTAGCAGGCCAGAAATCTCCAGCAAACATTGAGCCATCTGTGGACAGTTGTTTAACAAGTGCTGAAGCACAGGTTAACTTAACAGATGTCTCTCAAGATGTTGTACCAAATGATTTGCAAGCTGGAGATGCAACCAAGGACACTGAAAAATCTGACCTGACTGAGCTGATCAAAACTGATGATATGGGGGCAAAAACTATCCTGACTCCCCCTACATCAGATGACCTACCAGCAGAGCTGATTGTCAGCATTACTTCGGCAGAGCGAACTGTCACTGATGAGAGTCTGAGCGTGATCAGTACTGTGTCAGCAACAAAGCATAATGACTTTCAGCTTCCTGCTTTTTCAACAGCCAAATTACAAACGGCAGGAGTGAACACTCTGAATGACGAGACTGTCAAAACTAAAAGTGTTTTGGATTGCCCTCAGGTCACTATTCCCACTAAAACACGACGGAGGAAACTACGCAGAGGACATTCCAAAGCTCGTAAAAAGGCATCTAAAGCACGTGTTGAGACTCCCAGTTTGCAAGCTGTCAAAATACCAGAGGAGATAGATGACTTAAAGAGTCAGAAGGATGACAAGGCCACGGAACCATTAGGCCAATCGCAGCTCAACGAACCTCCAAAAATTGATTGGAGAAAACTACCAAGACATAAGCGCAAATTTATAAAACTATCACCAAAACATAGAATGTTGCGATCTGCTACTGTTGGTTTAGCAGTAGCAGTGGAGAAAGAAACTGACTCAGGAAAGCAGACATTGGATAGCACCATTTTAATGGAACTTGACACTTGTTCTCTGAGAAAGAAAACTGAGCGCTGGGACTTAAAGCCAGTTATCAGTGAATGTGGAAGAATCTTGGTTCCTCATGGCTCTGTAGATTTTGCAGATCAGATTAAGTCTTTAAAGGATAAACTTCAATCTACGAAAGACGCACAGATCCCAGAGGAAATATTGGTTGATGTCCCGGCAAATGCCCATAACACAGTGGAAATGGAACAAGAGTCAAGCATTGCTCCAGAAACAGCAGTGGATGAGACAGAGGTGACAAAATCCAAGGATGGAGGGAACCATCTTCAAAACATTGTCAGTCATGTTAATCCTGAACACAGCATTTTGAGACAGTTAAATGATGGCAATGGGTCATTGACTTTGAATTCAGAGAGTTCTGAGCTTTCTTCAAAGAAAGATAGCATAGAGACTCCCCCCTCAAAAGCTGctcaagaaaaacacacagatagaaTCTCCCCTACAAAGGGTGAATTTCTGTTGAGTAAACTTAAATCAGTACTTTTGAGgggaaagagaaaaactgaTCTCATTTCAGATGAAAAGACTGCAGGTCTCCCCAAAGAACCTGAGCCTTGTCTTAAGAAGAGCAAAGGTGACTCAGAGCGTGAGATGTTGAAGAGTACGGATGCAATTACAGGTGTCCAGACCACCAATGTGGGAGTCAAGGAAGTTTCAAAGATGCTGTCAGTTGACCCTCTTTTTGCGTATGCCTTAGGCCTGACCCCTAAAGAGAGACCAGATAAGGTAAAGAAAACTGAGGAGCAGGATACTCAACTAAGGAAAGACACATCGGAGACAAAAGAACAAACCATTTCAGAAAAACAACCTCAAATCATACAAAGGCCTCCATCAATTTTCCCAAGGAGGGGCAGGATTAAAACACTCAAAAAGCACCAAGACATCCCTGCGgaatatattaaaaagaaat GTACACCCTTCCAGGTATCCCCTATAAGTGGTTCTACTAGACTGCTGCACCATCACCAAACAATGTATGGCAATGGAATTCAAACACTACATCCCTCTGTTGGTCAGGAAGACAGAGATGAACACAACCTCACGACTCCAAAATCCCTAAAAAAACACATGGTGTTCAGAAAGTTCAGAAACTCCCGTACCTTTGTTCAGAAGGATGGATCTCTTGAAGTCACAAGGCAATGGAAAGAAAACTATGACTTCAATCTAGACAGCAAGTTTTCAACTGACTCAAAGCATAGAGCTATCATCCGAGCCTTGCATGG CCCGTGGGATTTCTCCATGCAAGACACCAATGAAGAGTTGCGGCTCATCGTCCACATGTGGATAGGTCTTTTTTATAGCCGGTCAACAGCTAGGCTCTTTCACATTGAGTCGAACTTTACACACCCATGTTCAGAAGAGAGTGATTCTTTGGAAATATCCATGGGAACGGTATCAGCCCCAGCTCAGTCTGAGCTTAAGGCCAATTCATTTGCTCCTTTACCAGTTCTAACAAACACTTCAGACCTTTCCGTTGAAAGTGCTTTGGATCTCAGCAAAAAAGATATCTCTGTCGTGGAACAAGGATCTGAGATTTTGGACTTGTCACTGAGAAACTGCAATGCAGAGATTGTCACTTCAGATCCTCGAGTCAACAGAAAGGAGACTTCTGTGTCGAGGGAACAGAAAGAAGCTAGTGAAACATTGAACTTACTCAAGTCACCAGTGGGACTACATGAG TGTCACAGAAAGATGGTACTCTCTACAGAGATTATCAATGTGGTGAATGATGTCAGAAGTACTCTTTTGGAAAACATTGGCTGCCTGGAGCACACTTGTGTACCATCTGGTAAAGGTGATGAAATAGTAATTCCTGTACGAGAAGAGATAGAAAATGTATCTGTTCAACCAGAGGATCATGGGACTGGTTCAGGAATTGGCCACATGCTACATGGATCCAACAATAAGAAGACGGAAATGAAAGATTGCATTGAAAAATcagaagacacagagatgaGTTCGgtgcaaaaacatgaaatggaTTCATCCAAATCCATGACAGACAAACAGGTGGACCACAACAAAGAAGCAGGTGATGTGGTTTATACAGTTGAGCATGATGAAACGGAATCTAAAGATGGGGAAAAATTGGAAGTGAAAGAGAACCCATACCAAGAAGGCAACATACAACCTTCCCCAAAGGTGGTGCATACAGGTGATGATTCAACAAACGAAGAATTAGGTACAGTCTGCAATGGAAATCTTTTGGAAGATGAGAGCTTGTCAGCTACAGGGGAACCTAAAGCAGTCTCACCAGGCCAGGCTGAAAATGTTAATGAAGATGAGGATTGTTGTATAAGACATGAAGATAAGGTGATTGAAGATGAAAATCgctttgaaaaagaaaatggactGGATGAGAAAAACGGTTGCATTTCAGCAAAGGAGGATGGCAGTGATTTGAGTGACCAGCCAGTACCTATGATGTGTGACAGCCCTGATTCAATAAAGGAGAATTGCATTACAGAGTGTAATCGCCAAGAACCACTGGATGAGCAACCACCTCAAGCAGACAGCACAAAAGATGTCTGCCATGACTTGGAGTTGAGGAAGCTGTGTGCAAATGGGAGTGCActgacagatgaaaatgccATTTCAGATAAAGCTCCTGACACTCCATCAGGCATGGATTCTATTCATAATCAACCTGCAGTTGAGGCAAACTCAGAAACGTATATTTGCTCGGTAGATAAGGCACATATCAAGAAGGCAGCATTACTTATGTCTGATGAGAGCACCATTTCATTAGAAGGTTCTTATGCAGATGGGTATATTCCCCAGACAAAGGAcaatgttgaaacaggaagggAAGACAACTGGGAAGTGAAAGAAAACCCATACCAAGAAGGCAACATAGAACCTTCCCCAAAGGTGATGCATACAGGTGATGAATCAACAAACAAAGAATCAGGTACAGTCTGCAATGGAAATCTTTTGGAAGATGAGAGCCAGTTAGCTACAGAGGAACCTAAAGCACTCTCACCAGGCCAGGCTGAAAATATTAATGAAGATGTGGATTGTTGTAAAGGACATGACAATGAAGTGATTAAAGATGAAAATCGCTTTGAAAAAGACAATGGACTGGATGAGAAAGACCTTTGCAATTCTGCTAAGGAGGATGGCAGTGATTTGAGTGACCAGCCAGTACCTATGATATGTGACAGCCCTGATTCAATAAAGGAGGATGGCATTACAGAGTGTAATCGCCAAGAACCACTGGAAGAGCAACCACCTCAAGCAGACAGCACAGAAAATGTCTGCCATGATTTTGAGATGAGGAAGCTGTGTGCAAATGGCAGTGCCATGACAGATGAACATGCCAATTCAGATAAAGCTCCTGACACTCCATCAGGCATGGATCCTATTCTTAGTGAACCTGCAGTTGAGGCAAATTCTGAAACTTACATTTGTTTGGTAGATGAGGCACATTTCAAGAAGGCAGCattaaccctgtctgatgagaGCACCTGTTCATTAGAAGGTTCTTATGCAGATGAGTCTATTCCCCAGACAAAGGACactgttgaaacaggaagccaAAACGAAGTAATGAAAAACTTAAGTTTTGGTCCAAGTAGTGAAGATCATGAAGATCAGGATACCAAATCTattgagagagaggaaaaggctGATAGCACAACTCAGAAAGAACCATTCCATCAACAGTCTCCTTTACCTCAGTGTGCGGTTACACAAAAGTGTGAAGCTGAAGTGACATTGACAGACGAAACAGATTGGAATAGAGACAGATCAAATGAGGGATTGGCGAATATCCATAGTGGGGTTATAATCCCATTTATTGGAATAGACACATCTGGAGAGGATACTGTAGAACCACATGTCTCACACCCACAAGTCAAGGTTGAAGAAGTCGTTAAAGGCCAGAGAGAAATACCATTTATCACTGATACTACCTTCCCTAAGGGCATCCTACCCATAGAGGTATACAGTACAtctaaaatgtacagtaaagaGGCAGAACTATCAGCTCACAAAATCCCTCTTCTAGATGTAAGTGAAACCAACCAGCCAGTGGTTTTGGGCAGTGAGTCTGACGACAGGTGCCCTACTCCAACTATGGATGAGAAACCATATAAGTACATACCTTGTTCTGGCACAAGTAGTACTTCTGCTTTTAGTGGTAGTGAAACCTGCAAAAACCTAACACAGAAATATCTTAGCAGAAGCTCAACACCTGTAAAAGATGAAATGCCCGTTGAGCAAAAACGTTGTCACACGTTTACAGTTAACAGTGATCACAACCCTCCTCATGGTCTTCATCCTGATCTTGAACTAAGAACTCTAAGGGTTCTACAGAGTATTGACAAGTTCCTCTCCAAAAGAAGACACACTGACAAATCCAACCAGAATGAAACAGATGTCATGAAACACTCTCATGATCAAACCCCTAACCCCAGCAGCAAGCATATCCCCACTTGTTTTGCCCCAAGCCACACTGCAGCTAAAGTTACagacaagaaaataaagaatacaaaGCCAGCAGTGGTGGCAGCGTCTACCTCACAAGAACTGAGTGCAGAATCATCAGATCACTCGCTTATATCACCTTTCAAAAGTAAATTAGAGGAAGTACTTGGTGTTAGGTTGCAGCTAAAGAAAACTGACTCAACAGTTCATCAACAATACTTTGAAAAAGTAGGTAAATTACAGGAGACCTCCATTGGGCAAGATTGTCATCCCTACAGATCCCTTCCCTCTACTGAGTCTTTGCAAGCCATTAAACCAAATACTGACCAAGACAGacataaaataacatcacaGACCCAATTAACCCATGAACCTCGTTCATACAGTCAACGTCCTGTCATGGCTGTGAAACCATCAAAGAGTGATGAAAGTCAAACAGATTGCATCATTGAAGAACAAATCGAAAACTCTTCAAAAAATAAACTGGCTAAAATTCCTGTTGTCACATTCACCACATCCACTCCCATGCTCttagagagaaagacagaaagttgCAAGGGATATCCTGAAAGACTAAATTATGATAAGCAGGAGGCCAGTGAGCTTTTTTCCAAGAGTAGTTGGATATCAAATGTTAATGACAGTAAATCTAACTCAGATAAAGCAAAATTAGCACTTCAAGATCTTTCATACCAGTACCAAGGTACAGGCATTTcaaaattaatcaatatttcttcATTATCTACCTCTATGCAGTCTTTTGAGTCTGCAAAAAGTTCCTCTAAGCTTGTTGGTGGAAACCAACATTTACTGACATACAGTTCACTTGAGAAAGTCAGACAAACAACTAAAGAGAACATTAACATGGATCAGAAAGCCTGCTCAAACGCATTGGCTTCACTCATGGATTACAAAGATGATAGCATAACAGATGACAGTCTTGTTCTGGGACCTCAGAGCTCCCTTGCATGTACAATCTACAACACCAGCCAGGAAAGATCATATTCTTTTCTGGAGCAACTTTCTCAAAGGTGCCTGCAGGATGACCTCACTCAGGCATCAATGGAACAGGAGTGCCTTATCTTCTCAGAACAAATGAAACAGCTTTTGAAAAGGAGCAAGGGGGGACCCATCTGCCAAGAGGACACACATGACAAATTAAAGTTTCCTTGCGTCACTCCTGTGACTGTGCACTTTTCTGGTCTGGAggagcagggggaaacagtggATCACTTGGACGCACCGTCGCTTGTTGGACTAAAAATCATGGTAGACATGTCTGACAGGAAATCCCTGGCAGacaccacagaggaagaaaagactTTGCATCTTGAAAGAATGTCTCAAGCAACTAGCAACCCACTGGAACATGCTGGGGTTTCTGGTGTGACTGCAGAATGCACCACACTGTACAAGGCAATGATGAATAATGTTTGTTCTGGCACAAAGGTCCTATCTAGACCTAAGAGCTACCGAATGGGTAGAATTCACCCAAAGACTGAACCAAGTAACCATTTTGACTTCTGTGgtcaaatgaagagaaagatGGATGAGAGCTTTCGAAGTAATCTGAATTCAGTTGTGAAGAAATCCTGTAGAACAAAGTACAGATTCTACATATTAGTGACATCAGATGATGCTTTCTTTGAGGAGACCAAG GCACACTTAGAGGCAGAGGGCCATACTGCTGTACAGCCATCTGAGTTCTTCCTTGGTGAGGATAGTTCTTCATCTCTTCTCATCATCCTCAGGAATGAAGACATTGCAGAGCACATTTGTGAG GTTCCACATTTGCTGGAGTTGAAGAAGTCACCAGGTGTGCAGTTTGCAGGAATTGATGAACCAGATGATGTTGTGAATCTCACCCACCAGGAACTCTTCACAAGGGGTGGTTTTATAGTGCTTGACAAAGCCGCACTGGAGCCCCTCAGCCTTT gcaacatgaaaaaaatgtcagaaatctTGCAAGAGCTTAGCAAAACGGGGAAGTGGAAGTGGATGTTGCACTACAGAGACAGCCGTCGTCTGAAGGAAAATGCAAG GTTGAGTGCAGAGGCAAAGGAGAAGAAGCACTTCTTAAACTGGTGCCAAGAAGCTGGACTTCTCGAGGTCTTGCCCTACCACGAGTGTGATCTTATGTCAAAAGATCGCCCCGACTATCTCTCATGTCTGGTTCGCTTGCAAGTCCAGAATGTATCAGCCAGATATCTTGTTTTTGTAACTG aTACAACAACAGACGATGCATTTGGAAGAAATGGAATTTTAACAATGACTGTCAACTCTTTCCTGACAAACTCTCCAAGTGAAACATTTACAGTCTGA